The Leopardus geoffroyi isolate Oge1 chromosome C1, O.geoffroyi_Oge1_pat1.0, whole genome shotgun sequence sequence AAATATCCAAGTACTTTGCAAGACATGTTTCATATCACTAATAATGTAAACACTAATTTCACAAATACTATGAGtacctaaaaatattaatattacctgatggggcgcctgagtggctgtcggttgagcgtccaactttggctcaggtcatgatctcacagtccgtgagttccagccccatgttgagctctatgctgagagctcagaacctggagcctgctttggattctgtgtctccctctctctctgctcctcccgctcacactctgtctctatctcaaaaacaaataaacataagaaaaaattttaaaaaatattaagattacttgaaatattaatgaaagtgaaaatgaTCAAATCAATaccaatatttttacattttatttatcatcaGTGTTACTGCAATTATATTTCGAGTAGACAGAACACTTAGAGTAAATTATACAATAATTTTGAGACCATATCTTTGTTCCATTTATAAGCTTTGTTTCTCACACAACCTTCTTCTCTATTATTGGGCTTTCTGCACTATTACTtgtaaaaatttttcttagtGCTGTTATATATAAGTCAGGCACAACCAATTATTTCTGTAAAGTCCGGCAAGATATCTAAATATTATGTAGGACATGTGACAATTCACTTTGTGACTGGGCAATGCACTGCAGAGGTGGCCAGCCTCCCTGGCCCAGTGACCAGGAGCATCCCCACAGTAATTTTTAACAAGCAAAACGCTTCCGcaagtttccaaaaaaaaaaaaaccaaccaaacaaacaaaccctgcaTTAGATGTATAAAATCATCCCTGCAGACAATTCTAGCCTGGGATACGTGTGGCTTACAGGGTCATCTTTAGAGGCCAAAGGGTAGCACGAACCAGCCACATGTGATAACTCCTAAAGCTATCCAAAACTCAAAACAGGTTAGTGTAAATATTCAGGACAAAGGTAAAGGCAACACGCACTCTGACGCTTCTTCTTGGGTTAGGATGGGAGCGCTCGTGAGGGGGCTGGAAACTATCTTCATAACCTCTTGCAATTGTCACCTACTAAGTACCAGGACCTGATTGCTTTCATCCTGTTTTCCCAATCCTGCCAACAACCCTGTAAGGAAGAGTTATTATTCCCAATTTGGACATGAGGGAACGGGTACTTAAAACACTGAAGTGACTGCTCAAGATTTTAAAACCATCAGACACTTCTGTGATTCCTCTGCAGTCCCACTGCTCCACACAAGGCTGCCAACCGTGTTAAAGCCTCGTGCGTGCCCCACTTAGAAGGTAGAAGGGGGCAACCTGCGGGGAAAACTGGGTCTAAAAGGGGCCTAATAGGGAACTGTCTAGGCTACACTCCATTTAGTCCTCCATTCCCCTGCCGTAGGCATGGCCCTGGGAGCCCTCTTCAGCAGCACATCCCCGCCGGGTGGCCCAACTTCCAAAGCCCTTCCGCTCAATCCCACACCTGCACAGCCCCTGCAGCCGCGAGTCCTACAACCCTTCCCTGCACCTGGCCCAACGCAGAGTTCACACCACTCTGGGACCCAGGGGTGCGCGGGAaagcggggcagggggagggtcccGCGCAGCTGCGCAGGCGTACGCGGCTCCCGCCCAGCAGCGCAGGCGCGCGCGGAGCCGCTCCCCTTGAATTCGCGGCGCCCCTGCGTTCTCTTAGCAACGCTGTACATAAATGCCAGCCTGGCTGCCCACGCGATGTGCTTCAGCAAAGCGGGTGCGCGGGGCTGATAAGGGAGTCAAGGatagagggcaggagggaagagtGGGGAGGCTGGCGGGCGAGAGGATGCAGTTCTTCCCCTCCACGGGGTTCGGTCTGGTTTTTGTTCTCTATCCGGCCCAGTCCTGGTCTCGGCCTCCACACACCCCACGCGCTCCCTAAGCGCTCACTTAGACCCAGGGGCCTTCCTCATGTGGAGTTTCTCCTCTTTCTTGATCTTCAGATTCGCCGGATAACTACTCCTTTGGAACATGTCAACAGAGGAAGCTCTTTCCTCAATACTACCCCCCAAACTTTTTGGGGAACAAGTTTATCCCTCTTCGAGGAGCGCCCCACAGAGGGCCTGGATGTTACATAGCAGAAGATGTGAGTATTCACCTTCCCTTGCGTAGGTCTCAGCTCCCTATTCGAGGACATCCAGGTTGCATGGAAGAAAAACACGTGATCTTTGAGGTGGCCGCATAGGAAGGTGCCCTCGCCCTCTAAGGCCAGCTGTCACATCCAATGTCGCAATTAAAGGACCCTTGTCTCCAGTATCAACACCCACCAACCACAAGCCTCTCTATAAATAGTCTTATGTAGTACTCACTCCATTTCCACCTCCAAACGCCTCTGAACCAATGCCTCCCATTAGTCCAACCTTGGTACCTTGCTGTGCTGCTAGGTCATGAAATAATGTAATCTGACCAAGGGTGGGATTAGGGCAAATTCAGCTCTGTGGGGCCCACAGGACTGGATTCACTGGAATGCACAAGTCATTTACTCTACGTAGCCAGGCACGTTTCCTTGCAGATGTATCTGCCTTACTTTATATAATTGTTTCTATAGTCCTCACTCACaggagtaaaaaagaaagagcaacttTTGCAGAGAAGATTCAGATAAGAACATTTTGAGTTCActctgttttgatgactataatATTcattatgtgttttctttctttccttttttaatacaCTACCTGAAGATGTATGGATTGGCATACAACCTCTCTAGGATCCCAACCAGTAGAAAAGGATATACTTTTGGCGCCAGGACAGCTGTGAGGTTTAAGTCAATCAACAAGGTTAGAAATGGCTGAATGTGCTTTGATTTTAGTGTGACCCATGTTGCTGTATGTATTTGCTGCATGTATTTGCATCCCAGAGAGAACAGGGTGTTACCCCAAAAATATCCCCTgcaattcaagaaaaatatttagaccAAGGCTGTtaagaaatatatctgaaaaacTTGGATGTTAGTATCTCAAATGTGTGTCAGAGCCCTGGGAGAGTGGAAAATGATTCTAGAAAGAACTAGTACCAAGACAGGGCTTCAGGGCTGACACAGATGATGTTACAGAAGCTTTGTTTATATGCATCCTATCATCttgtaagaaaaaaaccaaattcCTACCTTTTAACCCTTTTGTGTGATTGGATTTCAAGTCTAAATGTCTTCAGTATAGGATCCTAATCTGTTGTTGAACATTTTTCTGACACTTGAGCTCAAGGAGAGGGATACTGGATCTAAGAAATCTCTGGGTGGGATGACAGACACAGCAGGTGCAAGAAGTCACCTTGGTTCTTTTCTGCCTATAGGTGTCTTTCTACAGCCTCAGCATATGTGTCTTTAGGTAGCTGAACCCCACCATCATCTTGGGTTTCTCCCTACTGTAGGTTTAAATCTGTAGCTGCAGTAGTGAAACCATAGTGATACATGAACAGAAAGAGGATctgtctgttttctttaattagaggctttgtatgtgtgtgtgtgtatgtgtgtgtgtatatatatatatatatatatatatatatatatatatatatatatatcaccctCTAACAcgtttatctttctctgaaaaaCAGGACATGATGCTTTACCCTGGCATGTACCAGACTGCACATCCTCGGgagcaaaaacacaaacaaaattttGCTCCATTTAATACCTTCTTGCCTCGATTTAGGACAGACTCAAAGGACACTTATTATCCTGGGTATGTCTCCTCTTTCCTGGAGTGCTAAAACAAACAGAGATAGGAAAGGACGTACAACGGAGAGGCTCCATCCAAACCACGCCAGCTCAATAAGAAACCACCCGTCCATCTTTAAAGAGCCAACCCCTTACCTTCCAGATCTCTGGCATTGTAGAATTCTAGTTCACAGTGGTTCATTCAGTCAATGTTTATAAACGTGCCAGGCACTTTTAAGGGTTCCCGAGGTTTTGCTTAGTTAAACCCATCATGCAAGGCTCCTCATTCCTTGAACCCTACACTCTAGAGTCCAGACAGatgagaagtaaataaacatgaaaacatcaaTGGTAATTAGGACAGTTACCATACAATTGAGTAATCAGACAGTGACACTTCTGAGAGTGAACTTATTAATTACACCAAAACAGTAGCCACAAGCTAAGACTGTCATGGGCACACCAGGCAGTGTGGTGAGCTGGCGATATGCTATGAAGACAGTAACCGGATGATTGGATGGATGGCGCTGCTTTGGCAAGGATGTCCAGAAAGGTCTTTAGGGGAACAGACACGTGATCTGAAGTCCGAGTGACAAGATGGTGCCAGGCCTGTGAAGAtctgggcccagggcccagggcttcCCAGGCAGCAGGAACAGCAAATGGGAAGGCTGTAAGCTGGGGAGGAACCGGTGGGCAGAATGAAGAGAGAGGCTGGTGTGGCGAGGGTGTGCTCAGCAAGGAGGAACTGAATGCAGGAGGAAGGCCAGGGCTGAGCACGTGGCCCTTATAGACCAAGTGCTTCAGGAAGCCATTCAGCATGTGTGCAACTGTGGGGCAGAGGGTCAAGGTCTTTGCCTGATTCATGAGAAATCCAAGGATCAGAGAGTGGGTGTAACTTTCTCAAGGTTGCATGAAGGAAGTGAAAATGTTGACTCTTGGCTCCCATGTCCATCCTAAGTGCTGTTTCCAACACAGTGAAGAGTCTACACCAAAAACAAAGCGTTATGAACAaaagcaattataaaataatgccatGTCTATCAAAATTTAACAGCCTTCTCATCCTGAGATTGCTGATTGGATTATCATTACACTTTTACCACCAGTTTCAAATCATGAGCAGTACTTATTCATTACTGTGGTAGATCTCTTTTTCTCACCCACCACTCCTGGGATCTTTTGGTCTCTCCACCAAGGATACTGAgttgcagaaatattttttaaactagagTCAATGTTAATCCCAACTGGATGGCAAGACTAGATATCATAACATTCACCAGAAATACATTAATAGGCAAGCAAACCCCACACTTGccccacattaaaaaaagctaattggggggtgcctgggtggcgcagtcggttaagcgtccggcttcagccaggtcacaatctcgcggtccgtgagttcgagccccacgtcaggctctgggctgatggctcagagcctggagcctgtttctggttctgtgtctccctctctctctgcccctcccccgttcatgctctgtctctctctgtcccaaaaatggataaacgttgaaaaaaaaaaaaaaaattaaaaaaaaaaaaaaaagctaattgggctatttccttttctcaaggAGTTAGGCCAAGTTCAGGGATGGCTGTGGTACTGATGGAGTTTGTATACAGTCACTAAGTCATCACATGTgatgctttgtatttttatttctagcccTGGCACATACAACCCAGAGATGaagccccccaaaaaaatcaccTGGCCAATGAAATTTGGATCTCCAGACTGGGCTCAGGTTCCATGCCTACAGAAAAGAACCCTAAGAACTGAGGTAATCGGACTGGACTTTTGTGGAACCCTCTTCCTTATGTATCAGGGGTTCTTATCCAGAAGTGTTTGAATGAGCTACAGGAAGTCCTTACTCCTAGGACAGTAGAtgcacatattatattatatttttgagagttaCACAGTTTCATTAGCTTTTTAAAGGTGTGTATGACCGAACAAAAGgcacattttcttccttaatcCTCAAGTGCCCTTCTGGTGTAGGAACAGAACGATCCCTAGATGATAGAGGAGGAAAAACAGGCTCTGATGGATTAAGTGATGTGTCCAgattgacatcttttttttttaaatatgaaatttattgtcaaactggtttccatacaacacccagtgctcatcccaacaggtgccctccttaatgcccatcacccactttcccctccctcccaccccccatcaaccctcagtttattctcagtttttaagagtctcttatggtttggctccctccctctgtaactgttttttttttttttccttcccctcccccatggtcttctgttaagtttctcaggatccacataagagtgaaaacatatggtatctgtctttctctgtgagacttatttcacttagcgtaacactctccagttccatccacgttgctacaaaaggccatgtttcattctttctcattgccaagtagtattccatcgtgtatataaaccacaatttctttatccattcatcagttaatgggcatttaggctcttaccataatttggctattgttgaaagtgctgctataaacattggggtacaagtgttcctatgcatcagcactcctgtatcccttgggtaaattcctagcccAGATTGACATCTTGAATCTAGATCTCGTAACTACTAAGCCAGTGCTCATTCCATCACACCATTTGAGTATTAGATCACCCAGGGACTGTAGACCGTTCTGGTAAGAACATGAATTCAGGGGACAGACTGCTTAAGTTCAAGTACTAGCTCCCATATTTACTGACTGTGTCATCTTGGGCAATTTTTCTAAgcctccattttcctttctttacaatGGGTATAaagcaactaaaaaataaaaaataaataaaatggatataacAATAGAATCCATCTGATAAGGTTGTAAAGATAGAGATAAGGTAGAGAAGCATCTAACACAGTAcctataacataataataataaactttcaaTCCATGTGAGTTATCATAATTCTGGGTGTGCCGGGTTTTTTAAAGAGGAACCTTGGATTAATTCTACAACTACGTATTAAATGCCTAATGCATCCACATCATGGCAGCTAGACCTATGAGTAACATGGTGGAATTAAACACATAATCTTTGTGTTTGAGAAGTTCACCAGCTCTTCTCAGAGATTTGTCAAGTAGAAAACAATTCCTAGCATGACAGCAGCAGAGGAAGGTGACAGAGAGTAGCTGTACATGCAAACATTGACAGCATCCCTGAGACGAGGCTCCTCTGGGGTGGGCTTCAGCCGGGCCACACCAGCAGCGATGAGCCAGGAAGACCAGAGGTGGAGGGCTCTCATTAGAATATTGACCCAGACAATACTCCT is a genomic window containing:
- the PIFO gene encoding protein pitchfork isoform X2, with translation MCFSKADSPDNYSFGTCQQRKLFPQYYPPNFLGNKFIPLRGAPHRGPGCYIAEDMYGLAYNLSRIPTSRKGYTFGARTAVRFKSINKDMMLYPGMYQTAHPREQKHKQNFAPFNTFLPRFRTDSKDTYYPGPGTYNPEMKPPKKITWPMKFGSPDWAQVPCLQKRTLRTELSTDKDFRKHRNRVAYLSLFYN
- the PIFO gene encoding protein pitchfork isoform X1 translates to MELVNERDRLAESPSKGDIWPRYSWRYSKSMPSDPFGNIKDNQITSWITQPFLWKFAYDSPDNYSFGTCQQRKLFPQYYPPNFLGNKFIPLRGAPHRGPGCYIAEDMYGLAYNLSRIPTSRKGYTFGARTAVRFKSINKDMMLYPGMYQTAHPREQKHKQNFAPFNTFLPRFRTDSKDTYYPGPGTYNPEMKPPKKITWPMKFGSPDWAQVPCLQKRTLRTELSTDKDFRKHRNRVAYLSLFYN